In Phytoactinopolyspora mesophila, the following are encoded in one genomic region:
- a CDS encoding GNAT family N-acetyltransferase yields MSTLDLRRATAADRPALERLWLMFSHDLSEYRGILPNPDSTFRSERLAAAFDDPDRAAYVLMSDEHPIGFAIVRDLSQPVRVLNSFFVVRGARRNGFGLRAVRDLVAVYPGKWEVAFQPDNVTAVNFWRRAAARLAGDAWTEEHRAVPGRADLPPDTWISFDTRTRRKRILT; encoded by the coding sequence ATGTCCACTCTTGACTTACGCCGCGCGACTGCCGCAGACCGGCCAGCACTTGAACGGCTGTGGCTGATGTTCAGCCATGATTTGTCCGAATATCGCGGCATCTTGCCCAATCCCGACAGTACGTTCCGCAGCGAGCGACTCGCCGCGGCCTTCGACGATCCGGACCGAGCGGCCTATGTATTGATGAGCGACGAGCATCCGATCGGTTTCGCCATCGTCCGCGATCTCAGCCAGCCGGTACGGGTTCTCAACAGCTTCTTCGTGGTGCGTGGCGCGCGGCGCAACGGCTTCGGGCTCCGTGCGGTTCGCGATCTCGTCGCTGTGTATCCCGGGAAGTGGGAAGTGGCGTTCCAACCCGACAACGTGACCGCCGTGAACTTCTGGCGGCGCGCAGCGGCCAGGCTCGCGGGTGACGCATGGACGGAAGAGCATCGCGCGGTCCCCGGACGGGCAGACTTGCCACCCGACACGTGGATCTCCTTCGACACCCGGACACGGCGCAAGAGAATCCTGACCTAG
- a CDS encoding P1 family peptidase: MTRRTAITTGAAMIGATLGGPFTAASAEPGASSSGRNPDRVRARDLGVAPGDLEPGEHNAITDVDGVRVGQVTLVDGDSVRTGVTAVVPHPGNVFADKVPGGVYVGNAFGKLAGSTQVDELGTIETPIILTNTLSVARGLDGAVAWTLRQPGNESVRSVNALVGETNDGALNDIRGRHVTEEHVIEAIEQAAGGPVAEGAVGAGTGTTCFGWKGGIGTSSRITGDYRVGVLVQTNYGGSLRIDGVPIGEELEAGSDAAGTGDGSCMIVVATDAPLTSRNLGRLGARAVFAMARTGSAFTNGSGDYAIAFSTSSDVREPAGSDVRDQRILPSAGTSPLFQAALDATEEAIYNSLFMATTVTGDGGTTRHAIPLDDVRRLLRKYGRGR; the protein is encoded by the coding sequence ATGACGCGACGCACAGCGATCACGACCGGTGCCGCCATGATCGGTGCCACCCTCGGCGGCCCGTTCACCGCTGCCTCGGCTGAGCCGGGTGCGTCGTCGTCGGGCCGCAATCCCGACCGGGTCCGTGCCCGGGATCTCGGCGTCGCTCCTGGTGATCTCGAGCCAGGTGAGCACAACGCCATCACCGACGTCGACGGCGTCCGGGTCGGCCAGGTGACACTCGTCGACGGTGATTCCGTGCGCACCGGGGTCACCGCCGTGGTCCCCCACCCTGGCAACGTCTTCGCCGACAAAGTGCCCGGCGGGGTCTACGTAGGCAACGCGTTCGGCAAGCTGGCCGGCTCCACCCAGGTGGATGAACTCGGCACCATCGAGACGCCGATCATCCTCACCAATACCCTGAGTGTGGCCCGTGGCCTGGACGGTGCGGTCGCATGGACGTTGCGCCAGCCCGGCAACGAGTCAGTCCGGTCGGTCAACGCACTGGTCGGTGAGACCAACGACGGCGCGCTGAACGACATACGGGGCCGCCACGTCACCGAAGAGCACGTCATCGAGGCGATTGAGCAGGCGGCCGGCGGACCGGTCGCGGAAGGCGCCGTCGGCGCTGGAACGGGAACCACCTGTTTCGGCTGGAAGGGCGGCATCGGCACGTCATCGCGGATCACGGGCGACTATAGGGTTGGCGTCCTTGTTCAGACCAACTACGGCGGCAGTTTGCGCATCGACGGCGTGCCGATCGGTGAAGAGTTGGAGGCCGGCTCCGACGCGGCCGGCACCGGGGACGGCTCGTGCATGATCGTCGTCGCTACGGATGCCCCACTCACCAGCCGAAACTTGGGAAGACTCGGCGCTCGGGCCGTATTCGCCATGGCCCGCACCGGATCGGCGTTCACCAATGGGAGCGGCGACTACGCGATCGCGTTCTCGACCTCATCGGACGTCCGGGAGCCGGCGGGATCAGACGTACGTGATCAACGCATCCTGCCGAGCGCGGGAACGTCTCCCCTCTTCCAAGCCGCACTCGATGCGACCGAGGAGGCCATCTACAACTCGCTGTTCATGGCCACCACCGTCACCGGCGACGGCGGCACCACCCGGCACGCGATCCCACTCGACGACGTGCGCCGGCTTCTGCGCAAGTACGGTCGCGGCCGGTAA
- a CDS encoding pyridoxamine 5'-phosphate oxidase family protein yields the protein MTHEHASPNGVRPGSMGEHALQEVSGSRERADRFYREQMSDRLNTQMSEFISRMEMMFVGTADGGGECDVTFRAGPAGFVRVLDQKTVAWPEYRGNGVLASAGNMSENPHVGLLFMDFVNDLVGLHVNGASSLMSPDEFRARHPEQIVENDIPGRRPERWVVVEIHEAYIHCSKHVPRMVPVPRTRQWGTDDQKKKGGDAFGVAAERGLAPRQRSAARGGSPSAG from the coding sequence ATGACACACGAACACGCAAGTCCCAATGGTGTACGCCCAGGGTCGATGGGCGAGCACGCACTTCAGGAGGTATCCGGAAGTCGCGAGCGGGCTGATCGCTTCTACCGCGAACAGATGTCGGACCGGCTCAACACCCAGATGTCTGAGTTCATCTCGCGGATGGAGATGATGTTCGTCGGAACCGCCGATGGCGGCGGCGAGTGCGATGTGACATTCCGCGCCGGGCCGGCTGGATTCGTCCGGGTGCTTGATCAGAAGACCGTCGCGTGGCCGGAGTACAGAGGAAACGGCGTGCTCGCCAGTGCGGGAAACATGTCGGAGAACCCGCACGTCGGCCTGCTGTTCATGGATTTCGTCAACGACCTTGTCGGGCTGCACGTGAACGGAGCGTCGTCGCTGATGAGCCCCGACGAGTTCCGGGCGCGTCATCCGGAGCAGATTGTCGAGAACGACATCCCGGGGCGCCGGCCCGAACGGTGGGTCGTCGTCGAGATCCACGAGGCATATATTCACTGCTCGAAGCATGTTCCCCGGATGGTGCCGGTGCCGCGAACCCGGCAGTGGGGGACCGACGACCAGAAAAAGAAGGGCGGCGACGCATTCGGGGTGGCGGCTGAGCGCGGTTTGGCTCCACGCCAGCGTTCCGCCGCGCGGGGTGGTTCACCGAGCGCGGGCTGA
- a CDS encoding TetR/AcrR family transcriptional regulator, translating to MTAADQSEVAGPSSGPHRRMRRAERRAQILDAATKAFARSGFAATSLDHIVTEAGITRVLLYRHFDSKADMYRAVLERACERLVSEVGDDNYDADAIPALLRAASADPEGFRLLFHHAAREPEFRGMIDDLNSASAEVARRNLAKLIPAGPWLDWAAQVVPAVTIESVIGWLDAGQPDPDSAADRVAQVVGGVIRAAAPPAGES from the coding sequence ATGACCGCAGCCGACCAGTCCGAAGTCGCCGGCCCGAGCTCCGGCCCGCACAGGCGGATGCGCCGCGCCGAGCGGCGGGCCCAGATTCTCGACGCCGCGACCAAAGCGTTCGCCCGCTCAGGCTTTGCCGCGACGAGCCTGGACCACATCGTCACTGAGGCCGGCATCACCCGAGTCCTGCTTTACCGCCACTTCGACTCGAAGGCCGACATGTACCGGGCGGTTCTGGAGCGCGCGTGTGAGCGGCTGGTCTCGGAGGTCGGCGACGACAACTACGACGCCGACGCCATCCCGGCTCTGCTTCGTGCGGCCTCAGCCGACCCGGAGGGTTTCCGCTTGCTGTTTCATCACGCTGCCCGGGAGCCGGAGTTCCGCGGCATGATTGACGATCTCAACTCGGCATCGGCCGAAGTGGCGCGACGCAACCTCGCCAAACTGATTCCGGCCGGTCCCTGGCTGGACTGGGCAGCACAGGTCGTCCCGGCGGTGACCATCGAGTCGGTGATTGGCTGGCTGGACGCGGGCCAGCCCGACCCTGACTCGGCCGCGGACCGGGTCGCTCAGGTTGTGGGCGGCGTGATCCGGGCGGCCGCGCCACCCGCGGGCGAGTCCTGA
- a CDS encoding dicarboxylate/amino acid:cation symporter has translation MTSESPELAEPSLWRRYLDFPLYWKLLIALVAGAVVGLAAGPDAEVLQPLGDLFLNLLMMIVFPLIVATLIVGVSSVSPARLGRIGGKVVAFYLVTSAFAITIGLTLAFIVNPGSGLNMPADGDEAAEAPSIVDTLVNIVPPNPVAAIVEGQVLPIVFLAIVAGLAIGAMRHNPQERIRDLGELLRRVAEGTSEVMFRIIRGVLEYAPVGVFALIAVTLGETGADALSDLAQLTAVVYGGVALQIVIYAIILTLFGIGLRNFFAYARTPMITAFVTRSSNGTLPVSTRAAQNMGVNEGVYGFSLPFGATVNMDGTALYVGASVIFVANVSGVDLSVGEILGVLLVGVLASIGTAGVPGAGLILLSMAITQAGLPFAAVALVAGIDAVLDMVRTMCNVTGDLTATRVVAQTEPGMVDEHAADETVVDPAEEPGAADREG, from the coding sequence ATGACCTCCGAATCACCCGAGTTGGCCGAGCCGTCGTTGTGGCGTCGGTACCTCGACTTCCCGTTGTACTGGAAATTGCTGATCGCGCTGGTCGCCGGCGCCGTTGTGGGGTTGGCAGCCGGTCCCGACGCCGAGGTTCTGCAGCCGCTCGGCGACCTGTTCCTCAACCTGCTGATGATGATCGTCTTCCCGCTGATCGTGGCGACGTTGATCGTCGGGGTCTCGTCGGTCAGCCCGGCCCGGCTCGGGCGGATCGGCGGCAAGGTTGTCGCGTTCTACCTGGTCACATCTGCCTTCGCGATCACCATCGGGCTGACGCTCGCCTTCATCGTCAACCCGGGCAGCGGCCTGAACATGCCAGCGGACGGAGACGAGGCCGCGGAGGCACCCTCCATCGTCGACACACTCGTCAACATCGTGCCTCCGAATCCGGTAGCGGCAATCGTCGAAGGGCAAGTGCTCCCGATCGTCTTCCTGGCGATCGTCGCCGGACTCGCCATCGGTGCCATGCGGCACAACCCGCAGGAACGTATCCGCGACCTCGGTGAGTTGCTCCGCCGCGTCGCCGAGGGCACCAGCGAGGTCATGTTCCGGATCATTCGCGGGGTCCTGGAGTACGCACCGGTGGGTGTCTTCGCACTGATCGCCGTCACGCTGGGCGAAACCGGAGCCGACGCCCTCTCCGACCTCGCGCAGCTCACCGCGGTGGTCTATGGCGGCGTTGCCCTCCAGATCGTGATCTACGCGATCATCCTGACTCTGTTCGGGATCGGCCTGCGGAACTTCTTCGCCTACGCCCGCACGCCGATGATCACCGCCTTTGTCACGCGTTCCAGCAACGGGACGTTGCCGGTCAGCACCCGAGCAGCCCAGAACATGGGTGTCAACGAGGGCGTCTACGGCTTCAGCCTGCCCTTCGGGGCCACCGTGAACATGGACGGCACCGCCCTCTACGTCGGCGCATCGGTCATCTTCGTCGCCAACGTGTCGGGCGTCGACCTGTCCGTCGGTGAGATTCTGGGCGTGCTGCTGGTTGGCGTGCTGGCATCGATCGGTACCGCCGGTGTTCCCGGTGCCGGGCTCATCTTGCTGTCGATGGCCATCACCCAGGCGGGTCTGCCGTTCGCAGCCGTCGCACTCGTCGCCGGTATCGACGCTGTGCTGGACATGGTCCGCACCATGTGCAACGTCACCGGAGACCTCACCGCCACCAGGGTCGTCGCCCAAACCGAACCCGGCATGGTGGACGAGCACGCCGCGGACGAGACAGTTGTCGACCCGGCTGAGGAACCCGGCGCCGCTGATCGAGAAGGGTAG
- a CDS encoding SDR family oxidoreductase translates to MSAARKLLASPERVLGRSRNGSPKTVVVTGASAGIGRATAHLFGARGDRVALLARGRGGLRAAADDVVAAGGKALPIEVDVTDYEAVDNAATEVESEFGPIDVWVNNAFVAIFAPFTDIDPDEFRRVTDVTYHGYVHGTRAALDRMLPRDHGTIVQVGSALAYRGIPLQSAYCGAKHAMQGFTESLRCELLHERRRVRVTMVQLPGVNTPQFEWALSRMEYAPQPVPPIYSPRVAAQAVVHAADHPHRREYGTGFSAVATMTANKIAPGLLDRYLARTAYDSQQTGHRVGPERPVNLWEPADHEAGSDFGAHGPFSSDAKDRSPQLWLSQRRGAVSAAAAGLLVLGGSLIGKAWRNRS, encoded by the coding sequence ATGAGTGCAGCGCGGAAGCTCTTGGCCAGTCCAGAACGTGTGTTGGGCCGATCACGGAACGGCAGCCCCAAGACCGTCGTGGTGACCGGCGCGAGCGCCGGGATCGGCCGGGCCACGGCTCACCTCTTCGGAGCACGTGGCGACCGGGTGGCTTTGCTGGCCCGAGGCCGTGGCGGGCTGCGGGCAGCCGCTGACGATGTGGTCGCCGCCGGCGGCAAAGCTCTTCCGATCGAAGTGGATGTCACGGACTACGAAGCCGTGGACAACGCCGCAACCGAGGTGGAGTCCGAATTCGGTCCGATCGACGTGTGGGTGAACAATGCGTTCGTCGCCATCTTCGCGCCGTTCACCGACATCGACCCCGATGAGTTCCGACGGGTCACCGACGTGACGTATCACGGGTATGTACACGGCACCCGCGCGGCGCTGGATCGCATGCTGCCGCGTGACCACGGCACCATCGTCCAGGTCGGGTCCGCATTGGCGTACCGGGGGATTCCCTTGCAGTCGGCGTACTGCGGAGCCAAACACGCGATGCAAGGTTTCACGGAGTCGCTGCGCTGTGAACTGCTCCACGAGCGCCGCCGGGTCCGAGTGACGATGGTCCAGCTCCCCGGGGTGAACACTCCGCAGTTCGAGTGGGCGCTGTCGCGTATGGAGTACGCGCCCCAGCCGGTGCCACCGATCTATTCGCCACGGGTGGCCGCTCAAGCAGTGGTCCATGCGGCGGATCATCCGCACCGGCGCGAGTACGGCACCGGCTTCAGCGCTGTTGCCACGATGACCGCCAACAAGATCGCGCCCGGACTGCTCGACCGGTATCTGGCCCGCACCGCCTATGACTCCCAGCAGACCGGCCATCGCGTCGGGCCGGAACGCCCGGTCAACCTGTGGGAGCCGGCAGATCACGAAGCTGGTTCAGACTTCGGTGCGCACGGGCCGTTCTCGTCCGATGCGAAAGACCGGAGTCCTCAGCTGTGGCTGTCACAACGGCGGGGCGCGGTGTCAGCCGCCGCAGCCGGTCTCTTAGTTCTCGGCGGAAGCCTCATCGGAAAGGCATGGAGAAACCGCTCCTAG
- a CDS encoding maleylpyruvate isomerase family mycothiol-dependent enzyme, whose product MAGVAPDTKRVVLEALEAEEARLEQMLRGLGEPQWNHDSGCEGWSVADVVLHLAQTEEAVSSLIAGETDDVPYLPGSSSADEAMQRWVRAEHGQSPEEIFDRWTTARRRALAALRDAAPDRKVPWVAIPLKPLTLATTRLAEHWAHGLDIAEPLGIEYPDTNRLEHIAWLAHRTLPFAYAFEARGDAPAVRLELEAPQNGRWVIGAADADVVIAGPASQFCRVAAKRLAPQEADALVLEGTRAGEVLEVVRTYA is encoded by the coding sequence ATGGCTGGTGTTGCCCCGGATACCAAGCGTGTTGTCCTCGAGGCGCTCGAGGCTGAGGAAGCGCGACTCGAACAGATGTTGCGCGGGCTGGGGGAGCCCCAGTGGAACCACGACTCCGGGTGTGAGGGCTGGAGTGTGGCGGACGTCGTCCTGCATCTCGCCCAGACCGAGGAAGCAGTGTCCTCGCTGATCGCCGGCGAGACCGACGACGTGCCGTACCTGCCCGGGTCCTCGTCAGCCGATGAAGCGATGCAGCGATGGGTGCGGGCCGAGCATGGCCAATCGCCCGAGGAGATTTTCGACCGGTGGACAACCGCTCGCCGACGGGCGCTTGCCGCACTGCGCGACGCTGCTCCGGACCGGAAAGTCCCGTGGGTCGCCATACCGCTCAAGCCGCTGACGCTGGCCACCACCCGGCTGGCTGAGCACTGGGCACACGGGCTCGACATCGCCGAGCCGCTGGGCATCGAGTATCCGGACACCAACCGTCTAGAGCACATCGCCTGGCTCGCCCACCGGACGCTGCCGTTCGCCTACGCGTTCGAGGCCAGGGGAGACGCCCCGGCGGTCCGGCTGGAACTCGAAGCGCCGCAGAACGGCCGATGGGTCATCGGGGCAGCGGACGCAGACGTCGTCATCGCCGGACCGGCGAGCCAGTTCTGCCGGGTCGCGGCCAAGCGGCTCGCGCCACAGGAGGCCGACGCGTTGGTCCTGGAGGGGACTCGGGCCGGCGAAGTCCTCGAGGTGGTGCGCACGTACGCATGA
- a CDS encoding cytochrome P450, which yields MPPALRKLQARGSVHKIRTRVGDHAWLVTRYDDVRRLLDDHRLGRSHPDPANAARSGSSALFGGPLGSYETEKADHARMRSLLQPHFSPKVMRAFRPRVETLTSQLLDDLTQQSQPADLNAVLALPLPILVICELLGVPYEDRTQFRTWTQAAADVTDQARSEQGLGELFAYGQRLVARKRRDPGDDVISRLCATDGVDDNEIAMLSMSLLFAGHETTVVQIGMGALLLLSNPTHWQTVLDEPELIPGAVEELLRAPGKGGGGIPRYAHADIEIGGVVIRAGELVMLDNGAANHDPRVFDDPDRFDPQRQGASAHLTFGHGARYCLGAPLARIELQAVFAQLIPRFPAMRLAVPPEDLVFRDDVLTGGLVELPVTW from the coding sequence ATGCCGCCTGCGCTCCGCAAGCTGCAGGCTCGAGGCAGCGTTCACAAGATCCGTACCCGGGTCGGCGACCATGCGTGGCTGGTCACCAGGTACGACGACGTCCGTCGACTTCTCGACGACCACCGGCTCGGCCGATCACATCCCGATCCGGCCAACGCCGCCCGCTCCGGATCCTCTGCACTGTTCGGTGGCCCGTTGGGCAGCTACGAGACTGAGAAGGCGGACCATGCGCGGATGCGGTCGTTGCTGCAGCCGCATTTCTCGCCCAAGGTGATGCGGGCGTTCCGTCCGCGAGTGGAGACGTTGACGTCCCAGCTTCTCGACGACCTTACCCAGCAAAGCCAGCCGGCAGATCTCAATGCCGTACTCGCTCTCCCGCTGCCGATCCTCGTGATCTGCGAGCTCCTGGGCGTGCCGTACGAAGACCGCACGCAATTCCGGACCTGGACGCAGGCGGCCGCGGACGTGACTGACCAGGCTCGCTCCGAGCAGGGTCTCGGGGAGCTGTTCGCCTACGGCCAGCGGCTCGTGGCGCGCAAACGCCGCGATCCGGGCGACGACGTGATCTCGCGTCTATGTGCGACCGACGGAGTAGACGACAACGAAATCGCGATGCTGTCGATGTCGCTGCTGTTCGCCGGCCATGAGACGACCGTCGTCCAGATCGGCATGGGCGCCTTGCTCTTGCTTAGCAATCCCACGCACTGGCAGACGGTGCTCGACGAGCCCGAACTGATCCCGGGTGCGGTTGAGGAGCTTCTGCGCGCGCCAGGCAAGGGTGGCGGCGGCATTCCGCGATACGCCCACGCCGATATCGAGATCGGTGGTGTCGTGATCCGCGCGGGTGAGCTGGTCATGCTGGACAACGGCGCCGCCAATCACGATCCGCGGGTCTTCGATGATCCGGACCGCTTCGATCCGCAACGGCAAGGCGCGAGTGCTCACCTGACTTTCGGCCACGGCGCGCGCTATTGTCTCGGCGCTCCGCTGGCTCGCATCGAGCTCCAGGCCGTGTTCGCTCAGCTGATTCCCCGGTTTCCGGCGATGCGGCTGGCCGTGCCGCCCGAAGATCTGGTGTTCCGCGACGATGTCCTCACCGGCGGCCTGGTCGAGCTCCCCGTCACGTGGTGA